From Tepidisphaeraceae bacterium, one genomic window encodes:
- a CDS encoding zinc-binding dehydrogenase, which yields MPITGLGPVGLAAAQLGKAKGARAIIGIDISPARRRLAEGLGLCDYTFYADGQALRSIMDVTANR from the coding sequence TTGCCTATCACCGGACTCGGGCCCGTCGGCCTGGCTGCAGCGCAGTTAGGCAAGGCCAAGGGCGCGCGGGCGATCATCGGCATCGACATCTCGCCAGCGCGGCGGAGGCTTGCTGAGGGCCTGGGCCTGTGCGACTACACGTTTTACGCTGACGGTCAGGCCCTGCGAAGCATCATGGACGTCACCGCGAACCGCTGA
- a CDS encoding alcohol dehydrogenase catalytic domain-containing protein: MGDRVIVYHINGCGVCEDCRHGYMISCCPECGTLVANT, translated from the coding sequence ATGGGCGACCGGGTCATCGTCTACCACATCAACGGGTGCGGCGTGTGCGAGGACTGTCGCCACGGGTACATGATCTCGTGCTGCCCCGAATGCGGCACACTCGTCGCCAACACGTAG